GAAAAGGAGATATGAAATTTGAAATCACCCTTCGATAGAAACAAAAACGATACGAATGCGCAGAGTAAGGGAATTGGCAGCCAACCCATATGGCGCACCATGTTCATGTTTCTTTTACCTTTGATTCTTAGCAATGCCCTGCAATCCATTGGTCAATTGGTCGGCAGTGTGATTGTCGGCCGTTGGCTTGGCGTAAATGCCTTGGCTGCAATTTCGGCCTTCTTTCCATTATTTTTTCTGCTCGTTTCTTTCACCATCGGCGTAGGTTCAGGCAGTTCCATCTTGATCGGCCAAGCATATGGCGCACGTAATGAAGAGCGCTTAAAGGCAATTGTCGGGACAACGCTCACGTTTACATTCATTCTCGGAGTGGTATTGGCATTGATTGGCGGTCTGTTCACCTGGGATGTGCTGCGCCTAATAGGCACACCGGAAAATATCATTGCCGTCAGTGTTCACTATGCGCGAATCTTATTTTGGTCGATGCCGATTTTGTTTTTGTACTTTGCATATACCACCTTTATGCGTGGTACAGGTGATTCCAAGACACCCTTTTACTTTCTTATTGTCAGTACGGCGCTCAATGTAGGGCTGTTGCCGCTTTTGATCTTCGGCAAGCTGGGTCTCCCAAAATTCGGTATTTACGGGGCTGCCTACGCATCCGTGATATCAACCATACTGACATTTGCCGTAATGCTTGTCTACCTGGGAAAAATAAAACATCCGCTGCAATTTGATGCATCCGTTCGGCAACACCTTCGGATGGATCTTGGATTGTTAAAATTGCTGCTGCGCCTTGGCATTCCATCAAGTATCAACATGATACTCGTATCATTATCGGAAATTGCCGTCATCACATTCGTGAATCGTTTTGGATCCGATGCGACCGCAGCGTATGGCGCAGTGAATCAGGTGGCGAGTTATGTACAGATGCCGGCAATCAGTCTGGGCATTACAGTCTCCATATTTGCCGCACAGTCGATCGGGGGGAATCAGTTTGACCGCCTCAAGCAAGTGATTCGGGCTGGAGTGCTGCTTAACTATATCATCGGCGGTGTATTAATCATACTTGTCTATGTGTTCTCGCAGGATATTCTATCATGGTTCCTCACGAGCAAACATACCCTTGATATCGCACATAGCCTGCTCATGATCACACTGTGGAGTTACTTGATTTTTGGCCATGCGCAGATTATTACTGCTACCATGCGTGCGAGTGGAACTGTGCTCTGGCCAACTGTATTCAGCATTCTATCCATTTGGTGTGTGGAAGTTCCCGTGGCTTACGCACTCTCACATTTCAGCAGCCTTGGCATTCAAGGGATATGGGTTGGATATCCAGCTGCATTCATC
Above is a window of Fodinisporobacter ferrooxydans DNA encoding:
- a CDS encoding MATE family efflux transporter, with amino-acid sequence MKSPFDRNKNDTNAQSKGIGSQPIWRTMFMFLLPLILSNALQSIGQLVGSVIVGRWLGVNALAAISAFFPLFFLLVSFTIGVGSGSSILIGQAYGARNEERLKAIVGTTLTFTFILGVVLALIGGLFTWDVLRLIGTPENIIAVSVHYARILFWSMPILFLYFAYTTFMRGTGDSKTPFYFLIVSTALNVGLLPLLIFGKLGLPKFGIYGAAYASVISTILTFAVMLVYLGKIKHPLQFDASVRQHLRMDLGLLKLLLRLGIPSSINMILVSLSEIAVITFVNRFGSDATAAYGAVNQVASYVQMPAISLGITVSIFAAQSIGGNQFDRLKQVIRAGVLLNYIIGGVLIILVYVFSQDILSWFLTSKHTLDIAHSLLMITLWSYLIFGHAQIITATMRASGTVLWPTVFSILSIWCVEVPVAYALSHFSSLGIQGIWVGYPAAFIISLSLQYSYYRWSWKKKRIERLVH